A region from the Thauera humireducens genome encodes:
- the tuf gene encoding elongation factor Tu, translating into MAKGKFERTKPHVNVGTIGHVDHGKTTLTAAITTILSKKFGGEAKGYDAIDSAPEEKARGITINTSHVEYETATRHYAHVDCPGHADYVKNMITGAAQMDGAILVCSAADGPMPQTREHILLARQVGVPYIVVFLNKCDMVDDEELLELVEMEVRELLSKYDFPGDDIPIVKGSALKALEGDQSDIGEPAIMRLAEALDSYIPTPERAIDKPFLLPIEDVFSISGRGTVVTGRVERGIVKVGEEIEIVGIKPTVKTTCTGVEMFRKLLDQGQAGDNVGVLLRGTKREDVERGQVLCKPGSITPHTHFTGEIYVLSKEEGGRHTPFFNNYRPQFYFRTTDVTGSIALPEGTEMVMPGDNVSITVKLIAPIAMEEGLRFAIREGGRTVGAGVVAKIIE; encoded by the coding sequence ATGGCAAAGGGTAAGTTCGAACGTACCAAGCCGCACGTGAACGTCGGCACCATCGGCCACGTTGACCACGGCAAGACCACGCTGACCGCGGCGATCACCACGATCCTGTCGAAGAAGTTCGGTGGCGAAGCGAAGGGCTACGATGCGATCGACAGCGCGCCGGAAGAGAAGGCGCGCGGCATCACCATCAACACCTCGCACGTCGAATACGAGACCGCGACGCGCCACTACGCGCACGTTGACTGCCCGGGTCACGCGGACTACGTCAAGAACATGATCACCGGCGCGGCCCAGATGGACGGTGCGATTCTGGTGTGCTCGGCCGCTGACGGCCCGATGCCGCAGACCCGCGAGCACATCCTGCTGGCGCGTCAGGTCGGTGTGCCGTACATCGTCGTGTTCCTGAACAAGTGCGACATGGTCGACGACGAAGAACTGCTCGAGCTGGTCGAGATGGAAGTGCGCGAGCTGCTGTCGAAGTACGACTTCCCGGGCGACGACATTCCCATCGTCAAGGGTTCGGCACTGAAGGCGCTCGAAGGCGACCAGTCCGACATCGGCGAGCCGGCGATCATGCGCCTGGCCGAAGCGCTGGACAGCTACATCCCGACCCCGGAGCGCGCGATCGACAAGCCGTTCCTGCTGCCGATCGAAGACGTGTTCTCGATCTCGGGCCGCGGTACCGTGGTGACCGGTCGTGTCGAGCGTGGCATCGTCAAGGTTGGCGAGGAAATCGAAATCGTCGGCATCAAGCCCACGGTCAAGACCACCTGCACCGGCGTGGAAATGTTCCGCAAGCTGCTGGATCAGGGTCAGGCCGGTGACAACGTCGGCGTGCTGCTGCGCGGCACCAAGCGTGAAGACGTCGAGCGCGGTCAGGTGCTGTGCAAGCCGGGTTCGATCACCCCGCACACCCACTTCACCGGCGAGATCTACGTGCTGTCGAAGGAAGAAGGTGGCCGTCACACGCCGTTCTTCAACAACTACCGTCCGCAGTTCTACTTCCGTACGACGGACGTGACCGGTTCGATCGCGCTGCCCGAGGGCACCGAGATGGTCATGCCGGGCGACAACGTGTCGATCACCGTCAAGCTGATCGCCCCGATCGCCATGGAAGAAGGTCTGCGCTTCGCGATCCGCGAAGGTGGCCGTACCGTCGGCGCCGGCGTCGTCGCCAAGATCATCGAGTAA
- the fusA gene encoding elongation factor G yields the protein MARKTPIERYRNIGISAHIDAGKTTTTERILFYTGVSHKLGEVHDGAATTDWMVQEQERGITITSSAVTCFWKGMDRSLPEHRFNIIDTPGHVDFTIEVERSMRVLDGACMVYCAVGGVQPQSETVWRQATKHRVPRLAFVNKMDRSGANFFKVVDQMKTRLKANPVPVVIPIGAEDSFTGVVDLLKMKAIIWDEASQGMKFEYHEIPAELMATAEEWRASMIEAAAEASEELMNKYLEEGELSEDEIVAGLRARTLACEIQPMLCGTAFKNKGVQRMLDAVIQYLPSPIDIPPVAGVDDDDKEVVRYAKDDEKFSALAFKLMTDPFVGQLTFIRVYSGVLESGSTVLNSIKGKKERIGRILQMHANDREEIKEVLAGDIAAVVGLKDVTTGETLCDVSAPVILERMVFPDPVIHVAVEPKTKSDQEKMGLALSRLAAEDPSFRVRTDEESGQTIISGMGELHLEIIVDRMKREFNVEANVGAPQVAYRETIRKAANDVEGKFVKQSGGRGQYGHVVINLEPAEQGKGYEFVDAVKGGVVPREYIPAVDKGIQETLNNGILAGFPVVDVKVTLHFGSYHDVDSNENAFKMAGSMAFKEAMRRASPVLLEPMMAVVVETPEDYMGNVMGDLSGRRGIVQGMDDIPGGMKEVKAEVPLAEMFGYATQLRSLTQGRATYSMEFKHYAEAPKSVAEAVISSRK from the coding sequence GTGGCTCGCAAGACACCCATCGAGCGCTACCGCAACATCGGTATCTCCGCTCACATTGACGCCGGCAAGACGACTACGACCGAGCGTATCCTCTTCTACACCGGCGTGAGCCATAAGCTCGGTGAGGTGCATGATGGTGCAGCGACCACCGACTGGATGGTGCAGGAGCAGGAGCGTGGCATCACCATCACGTCCTCTGCAGTGACCTGCTTCTGGAAGGGCATGGATCGCTCGCTTCCTGAGCACCGTTTCAACATCATCGACACCCCGGGCCACGTCGACTTCACCATCGAAGTCGAGCGCTCGATGCGCGTCCTTGATGGCGCTTGCATGGTGTACTGCGCCGTGGGTGGTGTGCAGCCGCAGTCGGAAACCGTGTGGCGTCAGGCGACCAAGCACCGGGTGCCGCGCCTTGCCTTCGTGAACAAGATGGACCGGTCGGGTGCGAACTTCTTCAAGGTCGTCGACCAGATGAAGACGCGCCTCAAGGCCAATCCGGTTCCGGTGGTCATCCCGATCGGGGCCGAGGATAGCTTCACGGGTGTCGTCGATCTTCTGAAGATGAAGGCGATCATCTGGGACGAAGCGTCCCAAGGCATGAAGTTTGAGTATCACGAGATCCCGGCCGAGTTGATGGCGACCGCGGAAGAGTGGCGCGCCAGCATGATCGAGGCGGCAGCCGAGGCCAGCGAGGAACTGATGAACAAGTACCTCGAGGAAGGCGAACTGTCCGAAGACGAGATCGTTGCCGGTCTGCGTGCCCGTACGCTCGCGTGCGAAATTCAGCCGATGCTTTGCGGTACCGCATTCAAGAACAAGGGTGTGCAGCGCATGCTGGATGCGGTTATCCAGTACCTGCCGTCGCCGATCGACATTCCGCCTGTGGCCGGTGTTGATGACGATGACAAGGAAGTGGTTCGCTACGCCAAGGATGACGAGAAGTTCTCGGCGCTCGCGTTCAAGCTGATGACCGACCCCTTTGTCGGTCAGCTGACCTTCATCCGCGTTTATTCGGGCGTGCTCGAGTCGGGCTCCACCGTCCTGAACTCGATCAAGGGCAAGAAGGAACGGATTGGCCGCATCCTCCAGATGCACGCCAATGATCGTGAAGAGATCAAGGAAGTGCTGGCGGGAGACATCGCGGCCGTGGTCGGCCTGAAGGATGTCACCACCGGCGAGACGCTGTGTGACGTGTCGGCGCCTGTCATCCTCGAGCGCATGGTTTTCCCGGACCCGGTGATCCACGTCGCCGTCGAGCCGAAGACCAAGAGCGACCAGGAGAAGATGGGTCTGGCGCTGTCGCGACTCGCGGCCGAAGATCCGTCGTTCCGCGTGCGCACGGACGAAGAGTCCGGGCAGACCATCATCTCGGGTATGGGTGAGCTTCACCTCGAGATCATCGTCGACCGCATGAAGCGTGAATTCAACGTCGAAGCCAACGTCGGTGCGCCGCAGGTGGCTTATCGCGAGACGATCCGCAAGGCCGCGAACGACGTCGAAGGCAAGTTCGTCAAGCAGTCGGGCGGCCGTGGTCAGTACGGTCACGTGGTCATCAACCTCGAGCCGGCGGAGCAGGGCAAGGGTTACGAGTTCGTCGATGCCGTCAAGGGTGGCGTGGTTCCGCGCGAGTACATCCCGGCGGTCGACAAGGGCATCCAGGAAACGCTCAACAACGGCATTCTGGCGGGCTTCCCGGTGGTCGACGTCAAGGTCACGCTGCACTTCGGTTCGTACCACGACGTGGACTCGAACGAAAACGCGTTCAAGATGGCCGGCTCGATGGCTTTCAAGGAAGCAATGCGTCGCGCCAGCCCCGTGCTGCTCGAGCCCATGATGGCAGTCGTGGTCGAGACTCCGGAAGACTACATGGGTAACGTCATGGGCGACCTGTCGGGTCGTCGTGGCATCGTCCAGGGCATGGATGACATCCCGGGCGGAATGAAGGAAGTCAAGGCCGAGGTGCCGCTTGCGGAAATGTTCGGCTACGCTACCCAGCTGCGCTCGCTGACCCAGGGTCGCGCAACCTACTCGATGGAGTTCAAGCACTATGCTGAAGCTCCGAAGAGCGTTGCCGAAGCCGTCATCAGCAGCCGTAAGTAA
- the rpoC gene encoding DNA-directed RNA polymerase subunit beta': MKSLLADLFKQTLPNEEEFDAITIGLASPDKIRTWSYGEVKKPETINYRTFKPERDGLFCAKIFGPVKDYECLCGKYKRLKHRGVICEKCGVEVTLSKVRRERMGHIELASPVAHIWFLKSLPSRLGMVLDMTLRDIERVLYFEAFVVVEPGMTPLNRAQLLTEDDYLAKVEEYGDDFDAVMGAEGIRELLRTLDVNLEVEKLRGDLETTNSEAKIKKFSKRLKVLEAFQQSGIKPEWMVLEVLPVLPPDLRPLVPLDGGRFATSDLNDLYRRVINRNNRLKRLLELKAPDIIVRNEKRMLQEAVDSLLDNGRRGKAMTGANKRPLKSLADMIKGKGGRFRQNLLGKRVDYSGRSVITVGPQLKLHQCGLPKLMALELFKPFIFNKLELMGLATTIKQAKKMVESQEPVVWDILEEVIREHPVLLNRAPTLHRLGIQAFEPVLIEGKAIQLHPLVCVAFNADFDGDQMAVHVPLSLEAQMEARTLMLASNNVLSPANGEPIIVPSQDIVLGLYYATREGVNVPGEGMLFADVAEVKRAYESGQIALHARITVRLKEADLGPNGERIEKINRYETTAGRAILSEILPAGLPFSVIDKPLKKKEISKLINASFRRCGLRATVIFADQLMQFGYRLATRAGLSIAVKDMLVPTAKHDLIRAAEAEVKEIAQQYTSGLVTDGERYNKVVDIWGRCGDQVAKAMMEQLGTEEVVNREGKTVRQESFNSIYMMADSGARGSAAQIRQLAGMRGLMAKPDGSIIETPITTNFREGLNVLQYFISTHGARKGLADTALKTANSGYLTRRLVDVTQDLVVIEDDCGTRDGFAMKALIEGGEVVEPLRERILGRVTAEDVVNPDTQETAIEAGSLLDENAVDLIESLGVDEVKVRTPLTCETRYGLCAKCYGRDLGRGSMVNAGEAVGVIAAQSIGEPGTQLTMRTFHVGGAASRAAAASGVEAKSGGTIRFAGNMRYVSNAKGEKVVIARSAEVVVADDMGRERERHKLPYGAMLLVDDGATVKAGTQLATWDPHTRPIVTEYAGTVKFENVEEGATVAKQIDEVTGLSTLVVIDSKRRSSTGSTKGVRPQVKLLDDNGEEVKIAGTDHAVAITFQVGSLITVKDGQQIGVGDIMARIPQESAKTRDITGGLPRVAELFEARAPKDAGLLAEYTGTVSFGKETKGKQRLVITEPDGTAHEFLIPKDKHLMVHDGQVVNKGELIVDGPADPHDILRLQGISELARYIIDEVQDVYRLQGVKINDKHIEVIVRQMLRRVVITDPGDTRFIREEQVERSEVLDENDRMEAEGKLPAQYENVLLGITKASLSTDSFISAASFQETTRVLTEAAIMGKRDELRGLKENVIVGRLIPAGTGLAYHRSRKAQEQGMDLGAEHAWAPVEASSETQQDIEAS; encoded by the coding sequence ATGAAAAGCCTGCTCGCTGATCTGTTCAAGCAAACCCTGCCGAACGAGGAAGAGTTCGATGCGATCACCATCGGCCTCGCCTCGCCCGACAAGATCCGCACCTGGTCCTACGGCGAAGTCAAGAAGCCGGAAACCATCAACTACCGCACCTTCAAGCCTGAACGCGATGGTCTGTTCTGCGCCAAGATCTTCGGCCCGGTCAAGGATTACGAGTGCCTGTGCGGCAAGTACAAGCGCCTCAAGCACCGCGGCGTGATCTGCGAGAAGTGCGGGGTCGAAGTGACCCTGTCGAAGGTGCGCCGTGAGCGCATGGGCCACATCGAACTGGCCTCACCGGTCGCCCACATCTGGTTCCTGAAGAGCCTGCCGAGCCGTCTCGGCATGGTGCTCGACATGACCCTGCGCGACATCGAGCGCGTCCTGTACTTCGAAGCCTTCGTCGTCGTCGAGCCGGGCATGACCCCGCTCAACCGCGCTCAGCTGCTGACCGAAGACGACTACCTCGCCAAGGTCGAGGAGTACGGTGACGATTTCGACGCCGTGATGGGCGCCGAGGGCATCCGCGAACTGCTGCGTACGCTCGACGTGAACCTCGAGGTCGAGAAGCTGCGTGGCGACCTGGAAACCACCAACTCCGAAGCCAAGATCAAGAAGTTCTCGAAGCGCCTGAAGGTGCTTGAGGCCTTCCAGCAGTCCGGCATCAAGCCCGAGTGGATGGTGCTGGAAGTGTTGCCGGTGCTGCCGCCCGACCTGCGTCCGCTCGTGCCGCTGGACGGTGGCCGCTTCGCCACCTCCGACCTGAACGACCTGTATCGCCGCGTCATCAACCGTAACAACCGCCTCAAGCGCCTGCTCGAGCTCAAGGCGCCCGACATCATCGTGCGTAACGAAAAGCGCATGCTGCAGGAAGCCGTCGACTCGCTGCTCGACAACGGCCGCCGCGGCAAGGCGATGACCGGCGCCAACAAGCGCCCGCTGAAGTCGTTGGCCGACATGATCAAGGGCAAGGGTGGCCGTTTCCGCCAGAACCTGCTCGGCAAGCGCGTCGACTACTCGGGCCGTTCGGTGATTACCGTGGGCCCGCAGCTCAAGTTGCACCAGTGCGGCCTGCCCAAGCTGATGGCGCTGGAACTGTTCAAGCCCTTCATCTTCAACAAGCTCGAGCTGATGGGGCTGGCTACGACCATCAAGCAGGCCAAGAAGATGGTGGAGTCGCAGGAGCCGGTGGTGTGGGACATCCTCGAAGAGGTGATCCGCGAGCATCCGGTGCTGCTGAACCGCGCACCGACGCTGCACCGTCTTGGCATCCAGGCTTTCGAGCCGGTGCTGATCGAAGGCAAGGCAATCCAGCTCCACCCGCTGGTCTGCGTCGCGTTCAACGCCGACTTCGACGGCGACCAGATGGCCGTCCACGTCCCGCTGTCGCTCGAGGCGCAGATGGAAGCGCGTACGCTGATGCTGGCTTCCAACAACGTGCTCTCGCCTGCCAACGGTGAGCCGATCATCGTGCCGTCGCAAGACATCGTGCTCGGCCTGTACTACGCGACCCGTGAGGGCGTGAATGTGCCGGGCGAAGGCATGCTGTTCGCCGACGTGGCGGAGGTCAAGCGCGCCTACGAATCCGGCCAGATCGCGCTGCATGCGCGCATCACCGTTCGTCTGAAGGAGGCCGATCTTGGCCCCAACGGCGAGCGCATCGAGAAGATCAACCGCTACGAGACGACCGCCGGCCGCGCGATCCTGTCGGAGATCCTGCCGGCAGGCCTGCCGTTCAGCGTCATCGATAAGCCGCTGAAGAAGAAGGAGATCTCGAAGCTGATCAACGCCTCCTTCCGCCGCTGCGGACTGCGCGCGACGGTGATCTTCGCCGACCAGCTGATGCAGTTCGGCTACCGGCTGGCGACGCGTGCCGGTCTGTCGATCGCGGTCAAGGACATGCTGGTGCCGACCGCCAAGCACGATCTGATCCGTGCAGCCGAAGCCGAGGTCAAGGAGATCGCCCAGCAGTACACCTCCGGTCTGGTGACCGATGGTGAGCGCTACAACAAGGTCGTGGATATCTGGGGGCGCTGCGGCGACCAGGTCGCCAAGGCGATGATGGAGCAGCTCGGCACCGAGGAAGTGGTCAACCGCGAAGGCAAGACCGTCCGCCAGGAGTCGTTCAACTCGATCTACATGATGGCCGACTCGGGCGCACGCGGTTCCGCGGCGCAGATCCGACAGCTGGCCGGCATGCGTGGCCTGATGGCCAAGCCGGACGGCTCGATCATCGAGACGCCGATCACGACGAACTTCCGCGAAGGCCTGAACGTTCTGCAGTACTTCATCTCGACGCACGGCGCCCGTAAGGGTCTGGCCGACACCGCGCTGAAGACCGCGAACTCGGGTTACCTGACGCGTCGTCTGGTCGATGTCACGCAGGATCTGGTGGTCATCGAGGACGATTGCGGCACGCGTGACGGTTTCGCGATGAAGGCGCTGATCGAGGGCGGTGAAGTCGTCGAGCCGCTGCGTGAGCGCATCCTGGGCCGTGTTACGGCGGAGGACGTCGTGAATCCCGATACGCAGGAAACCGCGATCGAGGCGGGCAGCCTGCTCGACGAGAATGCGGTCGACCTGATCGAGAGCCTGGGTGTAGACGAGGTCAAGGTGCGTACGCCGCTGACCTGCGAAACGCGCTACGGCCTGTGTGCCAAGTGCTATGGCCGCGACCTCGGCCGCGGTTCGATGGTCAACGCCGGTGAGGCGGTGGGCGTCATCGCCGCGCAGTCGATCGGCGAGCCGGGCACCCAGCTGACCATGCGAACCTTCCACGTTGGTGGTGCGGCCTCGCGGGCTGCGGCTGCCAGCGGCGTCGAAGCCAAGTCCGGCGGCACGATCCGTTTCGCCGGCAACATGCGCTACGTCTCCAACGCCAAGGGCGAGAAGGTCGTCATCGCGCGCTCGGCCGAGGTCGTGGTCGCCGACGACATGGGGCGCGAACGCGAGCGTCACAAGCTGCCCTACGGCGCAATGCTGCTGGTCGACGACGGCGCGACCGTCAAGGCGGGCACGCAACTCGCCACCTGGGACCCGCATACCCGTCCGATCGTGACCGAGTATGCTGGTACCGTGAAGTTCGAGAACGTCGAGGAAGGCGCGACCGTCGCCAAGCAGATCGACGAAGTGACCGGCCTGTCGACGCTGGTGGTCATCGACTCGAAGCGGCGTTCCAGCACCGGCAGCACCAAGGGTGTGCGTCCGCAGGTCAAGCTGCTGGACGACAACGGCGAAGAGGTCAAGATCGCAGGTACCGATCACGCCGTGGCGATCACCTTCCAGGTCGGTTCGCTGATCACCGTGAAGGACGGCCAGCAGATCGGCGTCGGTGACATCATGGCGCGTATTCCGCAGGAGTCTGCAAAGACGCGCGACATCACCGGTGGTCTGCCGCGCGTGGCGGAACTGTTCGAAGCACGCGCACCGAAGGATGCCGGCCTGCTGGCGGAGTACACCGGTACGGTGTCCTTCGGCAAGGAAACCAAGGGCAAGCAGCGTCTCGTCATCACCGAGCCCGACGGCACGGCACACGAGTTCCTGATCCCGAAGGACAAGCACCTGATGGTCCACGATGGCCAGGTGGTGAACAAGGGCGAGCTCATCGTCGACGGCCCGGCCGACCCGCACGACATCCTGCGCCTGCAGGGGATCAGCGAGCTGGCGCGCTACATCATCGATGAGGTGCAGGACGTCTATCGTCTGCAGGGTGTGAAGATCAACGACAAGCACATCGAGGTGATCGTGCGCCAGATGCTGCGGCGCGTGGTCATCACCGATCCGGGCGACACCCGCTTCATCCGCGAGGAGCAGGTCGAGCGTTCGGAAGTGCTGGACGAGAACGACCGCATGGAAGCCGAAGGCAAGCTGCCGGCGCAGTACGAGAACGTGCTGCTCGGTATCACCAAGGCTTCGCTGTCGACCGACTCCTTCATCTCCGCGGCGTCCTTCCAGGAGACGACGCGCGTGTTGACCGAGGCGGCGATCATGGGCAAGCGCGACGAACTGCGTGGCCTGAAAGAAAACGTGATTGTCGGCCGTCTGATCCCGGCTGGTACGGGTCTCGCCTACCACCGCAGCCGCAAGGCGCAGGAGCAAGGCATGGATCTGGGGGCCGAACACGCTTGGGCGCCTGTCGAAGCTTCGAGCGAAACACAGCAGGACATCGAGGCCAGTTGA
- the rpsJ gene encoding 30S ribosomal protein S10 yields MQNQKIRIRLKAFDYRLIDQSALEIVETAKRTGAVVRGPVPLPTRIERFDLLRSPHVNKSSRDQMEIRTHQRLMDIIDPTDKTVDALMKLDLPAGVDVEIKLQ; encoded by the coding sequence ATGCAGAACCAGAAAATCCGCATTCGTCTGAAAGCTTTCGACTACCGCCTGATCGACCAGTCGGCCCTCGAGATCGTTGAAACCGCCAAGCGCACCGGCGCCGTGGTTCGTGGTCCCGTTCCGCTGCCGACCCGCATCGAGCGCTTCGACCTGCTGCGCTCGCCGCACGTCAACAAGTCGTCGCGTGACCAGATGGAAATCCGCACTCACCAGCGCCTGATGGACATCATCGATCCGACCGACAAGACGGTCGATGCGTTGATGAAGCTGGATCTTCCGGCGGGTGTGGATGTCGAGATCAAGCTTCAGTAA
- the rpsG gene encoding 30S ribosomal protein S7 → MPRRREVPKREVLPDPKFGSQDVSKFINVIMQSGKKSVAERIVYGAFNHITSKSSKDPLEVFAAAVGNVKPVVEVKSRRVGGANYQVPVEVRPSRRMALSMRWLREAARKRAEKSMAQRLAGELLEAAEGRGAAMKKREEVHRMAEANKAFSHFRF, encoded by the coding sequence ATGCCGCGTCGTCGTGAAGTACCCAAGCGCGAAGTCCTGCCCGATCCGAAGTTCGGTAGCCAGGACGTTTCGAAGTTCATTAACGTGATCATGCAGTCGGGCAAGAAGTCCGTTGCCGAGCGCATCGTCTATGGTGCGTTCAATCACATCACGTCAAAGTCCAGCAAGGATCCGCTGGAAGTGTTTGCCGCTGCCGTTGGCAACGTGAAGCCGGTGGTCGAGGTCAAGAGCCGTCGCGTCGGTGGTGCCAACTACCAGGTGCCGGTCGAAGTGCGTCCGTCGCGCCGCATGGCGCTGTCGATGCGCTGGCTGCGCGAGGCTGCGCGCAAGCGTGCCGAGAAGTCCATGGCCCAGCGTCTCGCTGGTGAGCTGCTCGAGGCTGCTGAAGGCCGCGGCGCCGCCATGAAGAAGCGCGAGGAAGTTCACCGCATGGCTGAAGCCAACAAGGCGTTCTCGCACTTCCGCTTCTGA
- the rpsL gene encoding 30S ribosomal protein S12: MPTINQLVRKPRQMEASKSKVPALEACPQKRGVCTRVYTTTPKKPNSALRKVAKVRLTNGFEVISYIGGEGHNLQEHSVVLIRGGRVKDLPGVRYHIVRGSLDLQGVKDRKQSRSKYGAKRPKKA; encoded by the coding sequence ATGCCAACAATCAATCAGCTTGTCCGCAAGCCGCGCCAGATGGAAGCTTCGAAGAGCAAGGTTCCTGCCCTGGAAGCTTGTCCTCAGAAGCGTGGTGTGTGCACCCGCGTCTATACCACGACCCCGAAGAAGCCGAACTCGGCGCTGCGTAAGGTCGCCAAGGTCCGCCTGACCAATGGTTTCGAGGTCATCTCGTACATCGGTGGTGAAGGTCACAACCTGCAGGAGCACTCGGTTGTTCTGATTCGGGGTGGTCGTGTCAAGGACTTGCCGGGTGTGCGTTACCACATCGTTCGCGGCTCCCTCGACTTGCAGGGTGTCAAGGATCGTAAGCAGTCGCGCTCCAAGTACGGCGCGAAGCGTCCGAAGAAAGCCTGA